From Gimesia panareensis, the proteins below share one genomic window:
- a CDS encoding alpha/beta hydrolase, whose translation MPTFVSRVFSVIVLLAIVCYLIPDMEEQQKKQDPPRRFTSIYQSNIVSLPRDLKIIDDFPYQKGKNSRWRMDLTLPLEASSQPRPALIFVYAGGWSGGNSTSSYTKAGPLHYARKGYVCVSLFHRLSDDTSFDDCLEDLKCAIRWMRAHADKYQIDPRRIGAFGNANGGSLVCLVGLMGQEQQVEPGRDWQDQSSELNAICISAAPTDYQSWPDGIEHLPRMIQLAWNNRAELEEKVARVSPINYVRADAPPMLVMHGVLDPSVDVSQSDHFVEALKAAGAKDVTYFRSEDSGHAVFLRDRTQTFPMMEEFFARTLGYPQGIKVAQR comes from the coding sequence ATGCCGACTTTCGTATCACGTGTTTTTTCTGTAATCGTGTTGCTGGCGATCGTCTGTTACCTGATCCCGGACATGGAAGAGCAGCAAAAGAAACAAGATCCGCCCCGCCGGTTTACATCCATTTATCAGTCCAATATTGTCTCCCTGCCGAGAGATTTAAAAATCATCGACGATTTTCCCTATCAGAAGGGCAAAAACAGTCGCTGGCGCATGGATCTGACGCTGCCTTTAGAGGCCAGCTCTCAGCCGCGTCCGGCATTGATCTTCGTCTATGCCGGCGGCTGGTCGGGGGGCAACAGCACTTCCAGTTACACCAAAGCGGGTCCCCTGCATTATGCCCGCAAGGGGTATGTCTGTGTCAGTCTGTTCCATCGCCTGTCGGATGACACTTCCTTTGATGACTGCCTGGAAGATTTGAAATGCGCGATCCGCTGGATGAGAGCGCATGCCGACAAATACCAGATTGACCCGCGGCGGATTGGCGCGTTCGGTAATGCGAACGGCGGTTCCCTGGTCTGCCTGGTCGGGTTGATGGGCCAGGAGCAGCAGGTAGAGCCGGGCCGTGACTGGCAGGACCAGTCCAGTGAACTCAATGCGATCTGTATCTCCGCGGCACCGACCGATTACCAGAGCTGGCCTGATGGCATCGAGCATCTACCCCGTATGATTCAACTGGCCTGGAACAACAGAGCCGAGCTGGAAGAAAAGGTCGCCAGGGTCTCTCCGATCAACTATGTCCGCGCGGATGCTCCTCCGATGCTGGTGATGCACGGCGTGCTGGATCCTTCCGTCGATGTCAGTCAATCCGACCATTTCGTGGAAGCGTTAAAAGCCGCGGGTGCCAAAGATGTGACTTATTTTCGCAGTGAAGATTCCGGACATGCGGTATTCCTGCGGGATCGGACCCAGACCTTTCCCATGATGGAAGAGTTCTTTGCACGGACCCTGGGATATCCCCAGGGCATCAAAGTCGCGCAAAGATAA
- a CDS encoding DUF1559 domain-containing protein: MRAGFTLIELLVVIAIIAILIALLLPAVQQAREAARRSTCKNNLKQLGLALHNYHDAFGQFPCTIHTNFTWSAVNPNHGGSWLVHLLPYIDQAPLYNSLNFTQDPAHQGVTPDGTPAYTVEIKSFICPSDTHTGVWTNGMSVDASTNGQNRAVSNYSASMGSQANGPGGTHNNYFNHGPVTRADTLNPMQISGVIGHMSWAARIRDITDGTTNTIILGEVRPACSDHVRNGWMHVNTMYTGTGVAINFDTCEDSPNAASGTPNWFTGQWGNSQGFKSIHEGGAHLLLSDGSVRFVSENIDMVNYQRLGDRRDGQVLGEF; the protein is encoded by the coding sequence ATGAGAGCTGGCTTTACGTTAATTGAACTACTGGTGGTGATCGCCATCATCGCGATTCTGATTGCACTGCTTTTACCAGCAGTCCAGCAGGCACGGGAAGCTGCCCGTCGCAGCACCTGTAAAAACAATCTGAAGCAGCTGGGACTGGCGCTGCACAACTATCACGATGCGTTTGGTCAGTTTCCCTGCACCATTCACACGAACTTTACCTGGTCGGCGGTCAATCCCAATCATGGTGGTAGCTGGCTGGTGCACCTGTTGCCTTATATTGATCAGGCTCCACTCTACAATTCGTTAAATTTCACTCAAGACCCGGCACATCAGGGAGTCACTCCGGATGGCACCCCCGCATATACAGTGGAGATCAAGTCCTTCATTTGTCCTTCGGACACGCATACTGGTGTCTGGACCAATGGGATGAGTGTCGATGCCTCGACCAACGGACAGAACCGGGCCGTTTCTAACTATTCGGCCAGCATGGGGAGTCAGGCGAACGGACCAGGGGGGACGCATAACAATTATTTCAACCACGGGCCGGTTACCCGGGCTGATACATTGAATCCCATGCAGATTTCAGGGGTCATCGGCCACATGTCCTGGGCCGCCCGAATTCGTGATATCACCGATGGAACTACCAACACCATCATTCTGGGTGAAGTCCGACCGGCATGTTCCGACCATGTCCGTAATGGTTGGATGCACGTCAATACGATGTATACCGGAACAGGGGTCGCCATCAACTTCGATACCTGTGAAGACAGCCCCAACGCTGCCAGTGGGACCCCGAACTGGTTCACCGGTCAGTGGGGGAACAGTCAGGGCTTTAAGTCCATTCATGAGGGGGGGGCTCACCTGCTGTTGAGTGACGGATCGGTCCGTTTCGTAAGTGAAAATATTGATATGGTTAACTACCAGCGACTGGGAGATCGCCGTGATGGACAGGTGCTGGGTGAATTTTGA
- the proB gene encoding glutamate 5-kinase: MSLTRREVVETAETLVIKIGTNVLSCQDDTLDPARIESLAEQIHRVKETGRKVVVVSSGAIGAGMGLLGLKERPRDLGHLQASAAVGQAHLIRRYDRYLRKHGYHAAQLLVTANDFKNRTRYLNVRNTIHTLFEYGAVPIVNENDTVSIQEIKFGDNDHLAAMVTSLVKKPLLVILSVVDGLYNGDPKSPESTRLSTVQDWTPELLALATDDSSSRGTGGMKSKLQAVRSATAVGENVIIANGTQEGVLDRILQGEDVGTLFLAQGASVSAWKRWIGYTIRPKGKFHLDEGATRAIRQGGKSLLAIGIRSIDGTFESGEAVTLVSPSGEEFARGLTNYSSGDLSKIIMHRTDQIASILGSVPYSEVIHRDNLAVLENHPAV; encoded by the coding sequence GTGAGTCTAACCCGTCGCGAAGTCGTTGAAACAGCCGAAACGCTGGTAATTAAAATTGGAACAAACGTACTCTCCTGCCAGGACGATACGCTCGACCCGGCACGGATTGAGTCGCTGGCCGAACAGATCCACCGCGTCAAAGAGACCGGCCGCAAAGTCGTCGTGGTCTCCAGCGGAGCCATCGGCGCAGGGATGGGACTGTTAGGTCTGAAAGAACGTCCCCGCGACCTGGGACATCTGCAGGCTTCGGCTGCGGTCGGCCAGGCACACCTCATCCGCCGCTATGATCGCTACTTACGCAAACACGGCTACCACGCCGCCCAGCTGCTGGTCACCGCCAATGACTTCAAAAACCGCACCCGCTACCTCAACGTCCGCAACACGATACACACCCTGTTCGAATACGGTGCCGTCCCCATCGTCAACGAAAACGACACCGTCAGCATTCAGGAAATCAAGTTCGGCGACAACGATCACCTTGCCGCCATGGTGACCAGCCTCGTCAAAAAGCCGCTGCTGGTGATCCTGTCCGTAGTCGACGGCCTCTATAATGGGGATCCCAAATCTCCCGAAAGTACCCGCCTCTCCACAGTGCAGGACTGGACACCCGAATTACTCGCACTGGCTACCGACGACAGCAGCTCGCGGGGGACCGGGGGCATGAAATCCAAGTTGCAGGCGGTCCGCTCGGCGACCGCGGTCGGCGAGAATGTCATCATTGCCAACGGCACGCAGGAAGGGGTTCTGGACCGCATCCTGCAGGGGGAAGATGTCGGGACGCTCTTCTTGGCGCAGGGCGCTTCGGTTTCCGCCTGGAAACGCTGGATCGGTTATACTATCCGCCCGAAAGGTAAATTCCATCTGGATGAAGGGGCCACCCGCGCCATCCGTCAAGGGGGCAAATCACTGCTGGCGATCGGCATCCGTTCCATTGATGGCACGTTCGAAAGTGGCGAAGCAGTCACCCTGGTCAGTCCGAGTGGAGAAGAGTTTGCCCGGGGACTGACCAACTACAGTTCCGGCGATCTGTCGAAAATCATCATGCACCGTACCGATCAGATCGCCTCCATTCTGGGGTCCGTTCCGTATTCCGAAGTGATTCATCGCGATAACCTGGCCGTCCTGGAAAATCATCCTGCAGTTTAG
- a CDS encoding DUF1501 domain-containing protein, whose protein sequence is MSASHNPFPANRHLLNRRNFLGQTVSGLSSIALSAMLAEQHLLAAGSEPRLTVGGKAPIRPEIDPGKPFAPRDSHFPAAAKNVLVIFCSGACSHLDTFDYKPSLVKMHGKPMPGGDKLVTFQGQQGNLTQSPWKFKPRGESGKMISDLVPHLGELADDICFLHSIKGKTNTHGPGENYMSTGFTLDGFPSMGAWTSYALGSENQDLPAYVAIPDPRGTPQASVNNWGPGFLPAAFQGTDFNAAQPIRNLDRPASIDAKTDRATRGFLQRLNEQHLARFPGDSELAARISSYELAARMQLSVPEISDLSQESASTLHMYGIDDSENQLKAAYAKNCLLARRLIEKGVRFVQLFNGAYQTGGEGVSNWDGHKKIKDQYSIHGPVLDQPTAALIKDLKQRGLLEDTLVVWCTEFGRMPTFQKGASGRDHNPEGFTCWLAGAGVKAPFTYGATDEFGYKAVDNVVTVHDFHATILHLLGLNHERLTFYHNGLERRLTNVEGTVIKEILV, encoded by the coding sequence ATGAGCGCTTCTCATAACCCGTTTCCCGCGAATCGTCATCTGCTCAACCGCAGAAACTTCCTTGGTCAGACCGTCAGTGGACTGAGCAGCATCGCTCTCTCTGCGATGCTCGCCGAACAGCATCTGCTCGCCGCGGGAAGCGAACCCCGGCTGACCGTCGGCGGCAAAGCCCCGATCCGGCCCGAGATCGATCCCGGTAAGCCCTTCGCCCCCCGCGATTCCCATTTCCCCGCGGCCGCGAAAAATGTCCTCGTCATTTTCTGCTCCGGTGCCTGCAGCCACCTGGATACCTTTGACTACAAACCGTCGCTCGTCAAAATGCACGGCAAGCCGATGCCCGGCGGCGACAAACTGGTCACCTTCCAGGGACAGCAGGGCAACCTCACCCAGAGCCCCTGGAAATTCAAACCGCGGGGCGAATCGGGGAAGATGATTTCCGACCTGGTGCCGCACCTCGGAGAACTGGCCGACGACATCTGCTTCCTGCATTCCATCAAAGGCAAAACGAATACGCACGGCCCGGGCGAAAATTACATGTCGACCGGCTTCACACTCGATGGCTTCCCCAGCATGGGGGCCTGGACCAGCTATGCCCTGGGCAGCGAAAACCAGGACTTGCCCGCCTACGTCGCGATTCCCGATCCCCGCGGCACACCGCAGGCCTCCGTCAATAACTGGGGGCCCGGCTTCCTCCCCGCCGCTTTCCAGGGAACCGACTTCAACGCTGCCCAGCCCATTCGCAACCTGGATCGCCCCGCCTCCATCGATGCGAAAACCGACCGCGCGACGCGCGGCTTTCTGCAGCGGCTTAACGAACAGCATCTGGCCCGTTTCCCCGGCGATTCGGAACTGGCGGCCCGTATCTCCAGCTATGAACTGGCCGCCCGCATGCAGCTCAGCGTTCCCGAGATCAGCGATCTCTCGCAGGAATCCGCCAGCACGCTCCACATGTACGGCATCGATGACAGCGAGAACCAGCTCAAAGCGGCCTACGCGAAAAATTGCCTGCTCGCCCGCCGCCTGATCGAGAAAGGCGTTCGCTTCGTACAGCTCTTCAATGGTGCTTACCAGACGGGCGGGGAAGGGGTCAGTAACTGGGATGGGCACAAGAAGATCAAGGATCAGTACAGCATCCACGGTCCGGTTCTCGACCAGCCCACAGCGGCTCTCATCAAAGACCTCAAACAGCGCGGCCTGCTCGAAGACACGCTGGTTGTCTGGTGTACTGAATTCGGCCGCATGCCCACCTTCCAGAAAGGGGCCAGTGGGCGCGATCATAACCCCGAAGGCTTCACCTGCTGGCTTGCGGGGGCCGGCGTCAAAGCTCCCTTCACCTATGGTGCCACGGATGAGTTCGGCTACAAGGCCGTCGACAATGTGGTCACCGTCCACGATTTCCACGCCACGATTCTGCACCTGCTCGGACTGAATCATGAGCGGCTGACCTTCTATCACAACGGCCTCGAACGCCGGCTCACCAATGTCGAAGGGACCGTTATTAAAGAAATTCTGGTTTGA
- a CDS encoding YajG family lipoprotein yields MIKSVYASVILCSGLLLLAGCGSGVDRPSTVQVEGTVTFDNQPLEGASISFIPQDGRPASGFTDAGGHFVLKTFEPGDGAIPGEHTVIVTKVAADSNSGDDIYAKQKSVIPEKYGDLKNSGLTATVKTDGENKFSFELKK; encoded by the coding sequence ATGATCAAATCAGTTTATGCTTCTGTTATACTCTGTAGTGGCCTGCTGCTGTTGGCCGGCTGTGGTTCAGGAGTCGACCGACCATCCACGGTACAGGTGGAAGGTACGGTGACTTTTGATAATCAACCGTTGGAAGGGGCCAGTATCTCCTTTATCCCCCAGGACGGCCGTCCTGCCTCAGGTTTTACTGATGCCGGCGGGCATTTCGTCCTGAAAACGTTCGAACCCGGCGATGGTGCCATTCCCGGTGAGCATACCGTCATTGTCACCAAGGTCGCAGCAGATTCGAACAGTGGAGATGACATCTACGCGAAACAGAAATCAGTCATCCCGGAAAAGTATGGCGATCTTAAAAATTCAGGTTTGACTGCAACCGTCAAAACTGATGGAGAAAATAAATTCAGCTTTGAATTGAAGAAATAA
- a CDS encoding DUF1553 domain-containing protein — protein MLSRASTLVFLISLCLTATAKEPQESAKQNIDFEKQVLPLLQAKCFDCHNADTQESKFRLDRKAALLRGGDSGEPAIIPGSSAQSHLIKLVRGEEAGLLMPPDESERLSQKQIQLLANWIDQGANWPGPNGVVKQEKQTTDHWSFQPLAKVTPPEIKDSWIRNGIDAFILEKLQQKQLTHNPRADRRTLIRRLYLDLLGIPPTPAEVERFVKDDAPDAWQKLVSATLDNPHYGERWARYWLDLVRFAETHGFETNRERPHAWPYRDYVIQALNSDKPYDQFVKEQIAGDSFGNPAGTAYLVAGPYDQVKSPDINLTLMQRQNELDDMINTTGTVFLGLTLGCARCHNHKFDPITQTDYYSMQAIFAGVQHGDRRLPVPSSREKEIRQKQTRIAELKSELEQYRKRPESRRFVSIDDQLPPTEAASQLEVLQPRAGYGANPGGTERGAQNDPGSATRSPNLSGGKYSWWKNQPGKPLVAWKPDLAGDYRLWLSWGCGFETHSSDARYVLDRDGDPATTDDWQEIAQVDQKRFADGTKPERRAALWSGFYQAGVVSLEPQNALLLVGGTNGTAVTADRVIWEAVSPSQSEQSLAKPGFRKSVQATHNVERFSPVATRFVRFTIHATNQSAPCLDELEIFSGGQNVALASAGSKATCSSALPGHPIHKLEHINDGKYGNSHSWISHENGGGWIQIELPQTTTIDRIEWARDREGKYSDRLPVDYVIEVSNTGQDWQTIAGSSDRLPLSLPANTLKAANLAYRFDHLSPKQARAGRQLLADLKQEQSALESLQKTDTVYAGQFKQPGPTHRLYRGEPLAKREQVSPNAPAIFTDLDLKTSAPEKERRTLLAEWIASSENPLTARVIVNRLWQFHFGKGLVTTPSDFGAGGVPPTHPELLDWLAQELIAHNWSLKHVHRLILTSATYQQSGQPNPQALKVDAASQLWWRFPPRRLEAEPIRDSILAITGVLDPKMGGPGFSAFEVEAENVRHYHPKKTYGPADWRRMIYMTKVRMEQDSVFGLFDCPDAATSVAKRSRSTTPLQALNLFNSRFLLQQADLFAQRLENEHPGDLGAQVKRAFELCYARPPTETELAESVQFIKAEQLPAFCRALLNSNELLFIQ, from the coding sequence ATGTTGAGTCGCGCATCCACACTTGTATTTCTGATTTCGTTGTGTCTGACTGCAACCGCGAAAGAACCACAGGAATCCGCAAAACAGAACATCGACTTTGAAAAACAGGTCCTCCCCCTGCTGCAGGCGAAATGTTTCGACTGCCACAACGCAGACACCCAGGAAAGTAAATTCCGCCTCGACCGCAAAGCAGCACTGCTCCGCGGAGGCGATTCGGGCGAACCCGCCATCATCCCCGGCAGCAGTGCCCAAAGTCATCTGATCAAACTGGTCCGGGGCGAAGAGGCCGGCCTGCTGATGCCTCCCGACGAATCCGAACGTCTCTCACAAAAACAGATCCAGCTCCTTGCCAACTGGATCGATCAGGGAGCGAACTGGCCCGGACCGAACGGTGTCGTCAAACAGGAAAAACAGACCACCGATCACTGGTCCTTCCAGCCCCTGGCCAAAGTCACGCCTCCCGAAATCAAAGACTCCTGGATCCGAAATGGAATTGATGCCTTTATTCTGGAGAAACTCCAGCAGAAACAGCTGACGCATAACCCCCGGGCCGACCGCAGGACCCTCATTCGCAGACTGTATCTGGACCTGCTTGGTATCCCGCCGACTCCCGCTGAAGTCGAACGGTTTGTAAAAGACGATGCACCGGATGCCTGGCAGAAACTGGTCAGCGCCACGCTCGACAACCCGCACTACGGGGAACGCTGGGCTCGCTACTGGCTCGACCTCGTCCGCTTTGCAGAAACGCATGGCTTCGAGACCAACCGCGAGCGTCCCCATGCCTGGCCTTACCGCGACTACGTGATTCAGGCACTCAACTCAGATAAACCCTACGATCAGTTCGTTAAAGAACAGATCGCCGGCGACAGCTTCGGCAATCCCGCAGGCACCGCCTACCTCGTCGCAGGCCCCTACGATCAGGTCAAAAGCCCCGATATCAACCTGACCCTCATGCAGCGTCAGAACGAACTCGACGACATGATCAACACCACCGGCACCGTCTTCCTGGGCCTCACGCTCGGTTGTGCCCGCTGTCACAACCACAAATTCGATCCCATTACCCAGACTGACTACTATTCGATGCAGGCCATTTTCGCCGGCGTCCAGCACGGCGACCGCAGACTGCCGGTTCCATCCTCACGGGAAAAAGAAATCCGCCAGAAACAGACCCGCATCGCAGAATTGAAATCAGAACTCGAACAGTATCGCAAACGCCCCGAGTCCCGTCGCTTTGTCTCCATCGACGATCAGCTTCCGCCGACGGAGGCTGCTTCACAACTGGAAGTGCTACAGCCCCGGGCCGGCTATGGCGCTAATCCGGGGGGAACCGAACGCGGCGCTCAGAACGATCCCGGCAGTGCCACCCGTTCCCCCAACCTGAGTGGCGGCAAATACAGCTGGTGGAAAAACCAGCCGGGTAAACCGCTTGTCGCCTGGAAACCCGATCTTGCTGGCGATTATCGTCTCTGGCTCTCCTGGGGCTGTGGTTTTGAGACGCACAGCTCGGATGCCCGTTACGTTCTGGACCGTGACGGAGACCCGGCCACTACCGACGACTGGCAGGAGATCGCCCAGGTCGACCAGAAACGCTTCGCGGATGGTACGAAACCGGAACGTCGCGCAGCCCTCTGGAGCGGCTTCTATCAAGCTGGCGTCGTCTCACTCGAACCGCAGAACGCACTGCTCCTGGTCGGCGGCACCAACGGAACCGCCGTCACCGCTGACCGGGTCATCTGGGAAGCCGTCTCTCCGTCTCAGTCAGAACAGAGTCTGGCGAAACCAGGGTTCCGCAAATCGGTACAGGCCACCCACAATGTTGAACGCTTCAGCCCTGTCGCCACCCGCTTTGTTCGCTTTACCATTCATGCCACCAATCAGAGCGCGCCCTGTCTGGATGAACTGGAAATCTTCTCCGGCGGGCAGAATGTTGCGCTCGCCTCGGCAGGTAGCAAAGCCACCTGTTCCAGCGCGCTGCCCGGGCACCCGATTCACAAACTGGAGCACATTAACGACGGCAAGTACGGCAACAGCCACAGCTGGATTTCCCATGAAAACGGTGGCGGCTGGATCCAGATCGAGCTCCCGCAAACCACGACCATCGACCGGATCGAATGGGCTCGCGACCGTGAAGGCAAATACAGCGACCGACTGCCCGTCGATTATGTCATCGAAGTCTCCAATACGGGACAGGACTGGCAGACCATCGCCGGTTCCAGCGATCGGCTTCCGCTCTCCCTGCCTGCGAATACACTCAAAGCAGCCAATCTCGCTTACCGCTTCGATCACCTCTCCCCCAAACAGGCCCGGGCTGGAAGACAGTTGCTCGCGGACCTGAAGCAGGAACAGAGTGCACTCGAAAGTCTGCAGAAAACAGACACCGTTTACGCCGGACAGTTTAAGCAGCCCGGTCCGACCCACCGTCTCTATCGCGGCGAGCCTTTAGCGAAGCGGGAGCAGGTCAGCCCGAACGCCCCCGCCATCTTCACCGATCTGGATCTCAAAACCAGCGCTCCCGAAAAGGAACGTCGAACACTCCTGGCAGAGTGGATTGCTTCCTCGGAAAATCCGCTCACCGCCCGTGTCATTGTAAACCGCCTCTGGCAGTTCCATTTCGGAAAAGGTCTGGTGACGACGCCCAGCGACTTCGGTGCCGGCGGTGTCCCTCCCACGCACCCTGAACTGCTCGACTGGCTCGCGCAGGAACTGATCGCGCACAACTGGTCGCTCAAGCACGTTCATCGTCTGATCCTCACCTCAGCCACGTATCAGCAGTCCGGTCAGCCGAATCCCCAGGCACTCAAAGTCGACGCCGCTTCCCAGCTCTGGTGGCGGTTCCCGCCCCGCCGTCTCGAAGCCGAGCCGATCCGGGATTCGATCCTTGCCATCACCGGCGTTCTCGACCCCAAAATGGGCGGCCCTGGCTTCAGTGCCTTCGAAGTGGAAGCCGAAAATGTGCGGCACTATCACCCCAAGAAAACCTACGGCCCCGCAGACTGGCGCCGCATGATCTACATGACCAAAGTCCGTATGGAGCAGGACTCCGTCTTCGGACTGTTCGACTGCCCCGACGCCGCGACCTCTGTCGCCAAACGCAGCCGTTCCACGACGCCGCTGCAGGCATTGAACCTCTTCAACAGCCGGTTCCTGCTCCAGCAGGCCGATCTGTTTGCCCAGCGTCTGGAAAACGAACATCCCGGCGATCTGGGTGCCCAGGTCAAACGGGCCTTCGAACTCTGTTACGCCCGTCCCCCCACGGAAACCGAGCTGGCAGAATCGGTCCAGTTTATCAAAGCAGAACAGCTGCCCGCCTTCTGCCGGGCACTGCTCAACAGCAACGAACTTCTGTTTATTCAATAA
- a CDS encoding amidophosphoribosyltransferase, which yields MSELYHECGIAAVYHLPNRDPSPLTPLGDPEKTSQLISRLLLDIQNRGQLAAGMTTFNPGRNQLIDTHKDVGTVTEVFQLNHQQAFNSLMKKYEGPAAIGHVRYATCGKDDRSYAQPFERHHIQKSKWFSFGFNGQLANYQELCKEILTESDFHLARETDTEILMHLISQELSKENPAELFDMLTTLSKRLDGAYNIVFLDALGNMFVSRDPVGIRPLCYAFDGSLFAAASESVALANMGFEAEQIKSLPPGSAIVIQDGELTIREYATPTKKAHCFFEWIYFANVCSTLDDQSVYITRKRLGEELAEQETVPIDDDTIVVPVPDTAKAAADSMAYTLRVPCLEGLIRNRYIGRTFIEGANRKDKVRAKYTPLPEVLEGKRVLLVEDTIVRSTTMKALISQLKERGRAKEVHVRVACPPIIAPCFYGIDMSTINELFAPKFLNGGEMSPEVEEAMAETIGADTLKYLPKASIARAVGLSGSSLCQACIDTTYPTESGRQLYQIAVENSLKDNGEDPHRTYDVSLSSPVRS from the coding sequence ATGTCGGAACTATACCACGAATGTGGAATTGCAGCCGTCTACCATCTTCCCAACCGAGATCCAAGTCCGCTGACTCCCCTGGGCGACCCTGAGAAGACATCGCAACTCATCTCCCGGTTACTGCTCGATATTCAGAATCGTGGCCAGCTGGCTGCGGGAATGACGACCTTCAATCCGGGGCGGAATCAGCTGATCGACACCCACAAAGACGTGGGGACCGTGACCGAAGTGTTCCAACTCAATCATCAGCAGGCATTTAACAGCCTGATGAAGAAATACGAGGGACCCGCGGCGATCGGTCATGTGCGGTATGCCACCTGTGGTAAAGATGACCGCAGCTACGCACAGCCGTTCGAACGACATCATATTCAGAAATCGAAATGGTTCAGTTTCGGCTTCAACGGCCAACTGGCCAACTACCAGGAGCTCTGTAAGGAAATCCTGACTGAGTCTGACTTCCATCTGGCCCGGGAAACCGACACCGAAATTCTGATGCACCTGATTTCGCAGGAACTCTCCAAGGAGAATCCGGCCGAACTGTTCGACATGCTGACCACGCTCAGCAAACGCCTGGACGGCGCTTACAATATTGTCTTCCTGGATGCCTTGGGGAATATGTTTGTTTCCCGCGATCCGGTTGGCATTCGCCCGCTGTGCTATGCTTTTGATGGCTCTCTGTTCGCAGCCGCCTCTGAAAGTGTGGCCCTGGCCAACATGGGCTTCGAAGCGGAGCAGATCAAGAGTCTGCCTCCCGGGTCGGCGATTGTGATCCAGGACGGGGAGCTGACCATCCGCGAATACGCCACTCCGACCAAGAAAGCCCACTGCTTCTTCGAATGGATTTACTTCGCGAACGTCTGCAGTACTCTGGATGACCAGAGCGTCTACATCACCCGCAAACGCCTGGGTGAAGAACTGGCTGAGCAGGAAACAGTACCGATCGATGACGATACGATTGTGGTGCCGGTACCGGACACGGCCAAAGCAGCCGCTGACAGTATGGCGTATACCCTGCGCGTGCCCTGTCTGGAAGGGTTAATCCGCAACCGCTATATCGGACGAACCTTTATTGAAGGGGCGAACCGCAAAGACAAGGTGCGAGCGAAATACACGCCGCTGCCCGAAGTTCTGGAAGGAAAACGGGTCCTGCTGGTGGAAGATACGATCGTCCGTTCCACCACGATGAAGGCCCTGATCAGCCAGCTGAAAGAACGGGGTCGGGCTAAGGAAGTGCATGTGCGCGTGGCCTGCCCGCCGATCATCGCCCCCTGTTTTTACGGCATCGACATGTCGACGATCAACGAACTGTTCGCGCCCAAGTTTCTGAACGGGGGCGAAATGAGTCCCGAGGTGGAAGAGGCGATGGCGGAGACCATTGGTGCCGATACGCTGAAGTACCTGCCGAAAGCCTCGATTGCCCGTGCCGTGGGTCTGTCCGGCAGTTCGCTGTGCCAGGCCTGTATCGATACGACTTATCCGACCGAATCGGGTCGTCAGTTGTATCAGATCGCGGTGGAGAATTCGCTCAAGGATAACGGCGAAGATCCTCACCGGACGTATGATGTCTCGCTCTCCAGTCCGGTTCGCTCCTGA
- a CDS encoding acyl-CoA thioesterase, translating into MSNSHEIEIRVRYNETDAMGFLHHGNYFTYFEMGRTELFRAQGGNYREMEEKGYLLVVAKIECKYRLPARYDDVLTLRTTLAKVTGAKLEHDYELMRDGKTIAVAHSVIACVDRDGNIQRMPAAMEQLGTE; encoded by the coding sequence ATGTCTAACTCGCATGAGATCGAAATCCGTGTCCGTTATAACGAAACGGACGCGATGGGATTTCTGCATCACGGCAACTACTTCACGTATTTTGAAATGGGCCGCACCGAACTCTTTCGTGCTCAGGGGGGCAACTACCGTGAGATGGAAGAGAAAGGCTACCTGCTGGTGGTGGCGAAGATCGAATGCAAATACCGGCTGCCAGCCCGCTATGATGACGTGCTCACGTTGCGGACCACGCTGGCGAAAGTAACCGGTGCCAAGCTGGAACACGACTATGAGCTGATGCGGGACGGCAAGACCATTGCGGTTGCGCATTCAGTGATTGCGTGCGTGGATCGGGACGGGAATATCCAACGGATGCCGGCGGCGATGGAGCAGCTGGGAACGGAGTGA